The proteins below come from a single Hemibagrus wyckioides isolate EC202008001 linkage group LG22, SWU_Hwy_1.0, whole genome shotgun sequence genomic window:
- the sart3 gene encoding squamous cell carcinoma antigen recognized by T-cells 3 translates to MAATGNEAETLLADIKEEEEEAEEMEREMESGEEEAMGVENSEDEDDDDTSEDERENEAEIQRLEEQLSINAFDYNCHVDLIKLLRQEGKLYRLRKARQKMSELFPLTEEIWLDWLKDEIGLIEGDEAEREKIYELFEKAAKDYICPDIWLEYAQYSIGGMGAAGGIDRVRTIFERALTAVGLHMTKGAALWEAFREFEMAILSTLQPPPGSISSPEQQEQLNVQLERVHTLFRRQLAIPLMDMESTYTEYSDWAGEGVPETVTQHYKRALQQLETRRPYEEALLVSEPPKLAEYQSYIEYEMKEGDPARVQIIFERALGENCLVPDLWAKYTTYLDRQLKIKDLVLSCHERAVRNCPWTMGLWKSYLLALERHCAEHHIISDVFEKALNAGFIQATDYVEIWQSYLDYLRRRVDFNKEGSRELEELRAAFTRALDYLKQDVEERFTESGDLTCTIMQIWARIEALHCKNMQKARELWDSIMTKGNAKYANMWLEYYNLERSYGDAAHCRKALHRAVQCTSDYPEHVCEVLLTFERVEGSLEDWDAAVQKTESRLNRVNEQRVKAAEKEALLVRQEEERTEQRRKAKADKKAQKKSHKTNRTGDKRKAEDVDDDEWGEETERKRHRGEEDASEEQMETESGLFGRRAPPQHRAEPPAARKNQQVVTEIKNTTARMPDDRNDSKSVFVSNLAFNLDDPEGKLKAAFGSCGTVIQVRPVFTPKGGFRGYCYVQFEDELAAQEALKLDRQEVDGRPMFVSPCVDKSKNPDFKVFKYNTSMEKHKIFISGLPFNCTTEKLEELCKEHGTVKAVRLVTNRSGKPKGLAYVEFENEAQASQAVLKMDRTKLENHTLSVAISNPPARKTEFTSALGGMMPRQNQGTRGKGRTQVSLLPRSLHRQNTPQAKTENGTAAKQQDGMSDGVQAENPTTKPLSNEDFAKMLLKK, encoded by the exons ATGGCGGCGACTGGGAACGAAGCTGAGACGCTCTTAGCTGATAtcaaggaggaggaagaagaggccgaggagatggagagagaaatggagtcGGGAGAAGAAGAGGCAATGGGCGTCGAGAATTCCGAAGACGAAGATGACGACGACACGTCGGAGGACGAGCGAGAAAATGAAGCAGAAATCCAGCGCTTGGAGGAGCAA CTTTCGATCAATGCTTTTGATTATAATTGCCATGTGGACCTGATCAAGCTGCTGAGGCAGGAAGGGAAGCTGTACAGACTGCGCAAGGCCAGGCAGAAGATGAGCGAACTCTTCCCACTTACTGAAG AGATCTGGCTGGACTGGCTGAAGGACGAAATCGGGCTGATTGAGGGCGACGAGGCGGAGCGCGAGAAGATCTACGAGCTCTTTGAGAAAGCTGCAAAAGACTACATCT GTCCTGATATCTGGTTGGAGTACGCTCAGTATTCTATAGGCGGCATGGGGGCTGCAGGAGGCATCGACCGGGTGCGCACCATCTTCGAGAGGGCACTGACTGCTGTGGGCTTGCACATGACAAAAGGAGCAGCACTCTGGGAGGCCTTCCGGGAGTTTGAGATGGCCATCCTCTCCACCCTCCAG CCTCCTCCTGGCAGTATCTCGAGTCCTGAGCAACAGGAGCAGCTGAACGTGCAGCTCGAACGAGTCCACACTCTCTTCAGAAGGCAGCTTGCCATACCTCTAATGG ATATGGAGAGCACATACACCGAGTACTCCGATTGGGCGGGTGAGGGTGTGCCAGAGACGGTCACGCAGCACTACAAGCGAGCTCTACAGCAGCTGGAGACTCGCAGGCCTTATGAAGAGGCTCTG TTGGTGTCTGAGCCGCCGAAGCTGGCAGAGTACCAGAGTTACATTGAGTACGAGATGAAGGAGGGAGACCCTGCTCGAGTTCAGATCATATTTGAGAGAGCGCTGGGGGAGAATTGTTTAGTTCCAGACCTTTGGGCTAAATACACTACTTATCTG GATCGACAGTTGAAGATCAAAGACCTGGTGTTGTCCTGTCACGAAAGGGCAGTCCGGAACTGCCCCTGGACGATGGGCTTGTGGAAAAGCTACCTGTTGGCTCTGGAGAGACACTGTGCAGAGCATCACATAATCTCTG aTGTATTCGAAAAGGCACTTAATGCTGGTTTCATACAAGCCACAGATTACGTGGAGATCTGGCAGTCGTACCTGGATTACCTGCGGAGACGTGTCGATTTTAACAAAG AAGGGAGCAGAGAGCTAGAGGAGCTGCGGGCAGCTTTCACACGCGCTCTCGACTACCTGAAGCAAGACGTGGAGGAAC GGTTTACAGAGAGTGGTGATCTGACTTGTACAATAATGCAAATCTGGGCCAGGATAGAG GCTTTGCACTGTAAGAATATGCAGAAAGCACGAGAACTGTGGGACAGCATCATGACGAAAGGGAACGCTAAGTACGCCAACATGTGGCTCGAGTACTACAATCTGGAGAG GTCTTATGGAGATGCTGCACATTGTAGGAAGGCTCTTCACCGAGCAGTGCAGTGCACGTCAGATTATCCAGAGCACGTGTGTGAAGTTCTTCTCACATTCGAGAGGGTTGAAG GTTCGCTGGAGGACTGGGATGCTGCTGTACAGAAGACCGAGTCTAGACTGAATCGAGTGAATGAGCAGAGAGTGAAG GCAGCAGAGAAAGAGGCCCTGCTGGTCCGGCAAGAAGAAGAGCGAACCGAACAGCGTCGCAAAGCCAAGGCCGACAAGAAAGCACAGAAAAAGAGCCACAAAACGAACAGGACAGGAGACAAAAGGAAGGCAGAAGACGTGGATGATGACGAATGGGGAGAAGAGACTG AGCGCAAGAGGCATAGAGGTGAGGAGGATGCATCTGAGGAGCAGATGGAGACAGAAAGTGGGCTGTTTGGGCGCCGTGCTCCTCCACAACACAGAGCAGAGCCTCCAGCCGCCCGGAAAAACCAGCAGGTggtgacagaaataaaaaatacaacggCCAGAATGCCAGATGATCGCAATGACTCAAAAAGCGTATTCGTCAGTAATTTAGCCTTCAATCTGGACGACCCAGAGGGCAAACTGAAGGCTGCATTTGGGAGCTGTGGGACCGTCATACAGGTGCGACCCGTGTTTACTCCAAAGGGCGGTTTCAGAGGATACTGCTACGTGCAGTTTGAGGACGAGCTGGCCGCTCAAGAGGCCCTCAAGCTggacagacaggaagtggatGGACGTCCCATGTTTGTGTCTCCCTGTGTAGACAAGAGCAAAAACCCTGACTTTAAG GTCTTCAAATACAACACATCAATGGAGAAGCACAAAATCTTTATCTCGGGGTTGCCTTTCAACTGCACTACAGAGAAGCTGGAGGAGCTGTGTAAGGAGCACGGCACTGTCAAAGCCGTCCGCCTCGTCACCAACCGCTCCGGCAAACCCAAG GGCCTGGCCTACGTGGAGTTTGAGAACGAGGCGCAGGCGTCTCAGGCCGTGTTAAAGATGGACAGGACCAAGCTGGAGAATCACACGCTCTCTGTGGCCATCAGTAATCCGCCAGCCAGGAAGACAGAATTCACATCAGCGCTGGGAGGCATGATGCCTCGTCAGAATCAGGGCAC TCGTGGAAAAGGCCGTACACAGGTGTCTTTACTCCCTCGCTCTCTGCACCGTCAAAACACACCCCAGGCGAAAACGGAGAACGGCACCGCAGCCAAACAGCAGGATGGCATGAGCGACGGTGTGCAAGCTGAAAACCCCACAACAAAGCCCCTGTCCAATGAGGATTTTGCGAAGATGCTCCtgaaaaagtga
- the ficd gene encoding protein adenylyltransferase FICD, translated as MAAVTVLRHVSASPLLWGWGPVLFVLLGSVLVLLLPLVGVEENCCAKLRGISLLRCHLWGNTHRAVGHSTSLTVPYTALELLPQKSKPSKESQLEAKAALQQALEMKKQGKREKAHKLLIHALNMNPDFVDALTELGTILEENDVVQAEHLYSKALAISPCHQRALVSRDRTLPLVEEIDQRHFGIIDAKVQRLMAIPKGNSALRRVMEETYYHHIYHTVAIEGNTLTLSEIRHIIETRYAVPGKSLHEQNEAIGVDAAMKYINTTLLSRPGAISVNDILEIHRRVLGYTDPVEGGRFRVSQVFVGHHIPPHPSEVERHMQELVQWLNSDEALHLHPVEFAALAHYKLVYIHPFIDGNGRTSRLLMNLVLMQANYPPITIRKEQRAEYYAALDTANEGDVRPFIRFIAKCTEITLDTLLIATTEHAVGLPDASNQACPNCRQTIPVHN; from the exons ATGGCAGCTGTAACGGTGTTGCGTCACGTCAGCGCTAGTCCTCTGCTATGGGGATGGGGGCCTGTACTCTTCGTCCTGTTGGGCTCAGTGTTGGTTCTGCTGCTGCCTCTGGTGGGTGTGGAGGAGAATTGCTGCGCCAAACTGAGAGGCATCTCCCTCTTGCGCTGCCATCTGTGGGGCAACACCCATCGTGCAGTGGGGCACTCCACCAGCCTCACTGTACCCTACACTGCACTTGAGCTACTACCACAAAAGTCCAAGCCCAGTAAAG AGTCACAGTTAGAAGCGAAGGCAGCTCTTCAGCAGGCCCTAGAGATGAAGAAGCAAGGGAAAAGGGAGAAGGCGCACAAACTTCTCATCCATGCGCTCAACATGAACCCAGATTTTGTGGATGCCCTGACCGAGCTAGGTACCATCCTAGAGGAGAATGACGTGGTCCAGGCCGAGCACCTGTACAGCAAAGCGCTCGCCATTTCGCCCTGCCACCAAAGGGCGCTGGTGAGCCGTGATCGCACACTCCCCCTAGTGGAGGAAATTGACCAGCGTCACTTTGGCATCATCGACGCCAAAGTGCAACGTCTCATGGCCATCCCAAAAGGTAATTCTGCTCTTAGACGGGTCATGGAGGAGACGTATTACCACCATATTTATCATACGGTGGCCATCGAGGGCAACACGCTGACTCTGTCTGAGATCCGGCACATCATCGAGACACGCTACGCCGTCCCGGGGAAGAGCCTGCACGAGCAAAACGAAGCTATCGGTGTTGATGCCGCCATGAAGTACATCAACACCACGCTACTGTCGCGCCCTGGTGCCATCAGCGTCAATGATATCCTGGAGATCCACCGGCGAGTGCTGGGATACACCGATCCAGTTGAAGGGGGGCGATTCAGGGTGAGCCAAGTGTTTGTAGGCCACCACATTCCACCACATCCGAGCGAGGTGGAGCGCCACATGCAGGAGCTAGTGCAGTGGCTTAATTCAGACGAAGCGCTGCACCTTCACCCGGTGGAATTTGCTGCTCTGGCACACTACAAACTCGTCTACATACACCCTTTCATAGATGGGAACGGAAGGACGTCAAGGCTTCTGATGAACTTGGTGCTGATGCAGGCAAATTACCCACCAATCACCATCCGGAAAGAGCAAAGGGCCGAGTATTACGCCGCCTTGGACACGGCTAACGAGGGTGACGTTCGGCCATTCATCCGCTTTATTGCCAAATGTACGGAGATCACGCTGGACACACTCCTTATAGCTACCACTGAACATGCAGTGGGTTTGCCTGATGCTAGCAATCAAGCTTGTCCAAATTGTAGACAGACTATACCGGTGCATAACTGA